One genomic window of Trichlorobacter lovleyi includes the following:
- a CDS encoding paraquat-inducible protein A, translating to MDWPGRSAAGQGFCSCHVCGLVSKLEQDDLAARCPRCTTRLHFRKPDSLHRCWAFLIAAYILYIPANLMIMMETGTLISYRKDTILSGVIHLWHNGNPGIAVIVFIASILVPLFKLVVLTLLLVSVRRGSTWGIKHRILLYRIVELVGRWSMLDIFVVTLLAALVQIQSFATVRAGTGAIAFGAVVVLTMFAAMEFDPRLMWDPLRKEREL from the coding sequence ATGGACTGGCCCGGCAGGTCAGCAGCAGGTCAGGGCTTTTGCTCCTGTCATGTCTGTGGTCTGGTGTCCAAACTGGAACAGGATGATCTTGCGGCACGCTGCCCTCGTTGCACTACACGGCTTCACTTTCGTAAACCGGATAGTCTGCACCGTTGCTGGGCTTTTCTGATCGCAGCATATATTCTCTATATTCCGGCAAACCTGATGATTATGATGGAAACCGGCACCCTGATCAGTTATCGCAAGGATACCATCCTCAGCGGCGTGATCCATCTCTGGCATAACGGTAATCCAGGTATAGCCGTGATCGTCTTTATTGCCAGTATTCTGGTGCCGCTGTTCAAGCTGGTGGTTTTGACGCTGCTGCTTGTCTCTGTCCGGCGTGGATCAACCTGGGGAATTAAGCACCGGATCCTGCTCTACCGGATTGTTGAGCTGGTGGGCCGCTGGTCCATGCTGGATATTTTTGTGGTAACACTACTGGCTGCTCTGGTACAGATCCAGTCGTTTGCAACCGTCAGGGCTGGTACCGGAGCCATCGCCTTTGGTGCGGTAGTGGTATTAACCATGTTTGCCGCCATGGAGTTTGACCCGCGTTTGATGTGGGACCCGCTGAGAAAAGAGAGAGAATTATGA
- a CDS encoding VOC family protein, with translation MSVSMKNIVLFVTDLQKAKTFYADLLGLPLAGESQMMMEFFPGSATTLGIALALQDDAKVLVGRYTGISLNVKGIDKLCERLKAGGATFIEPLEESPWGKMAVVADPDGNQFALVEMPK, from the coding sequence ATGTCCGTTTCCATGAAGAATATCGTACTGTTTGTGACTGACCTGCAAAAGGCTAAGACCTTCTATGCAGATCTGCTGGGACTACCCCTGGCCGGTGAGAGTCAGATGATGATGGAATTTTTCCCCGGCTCCGCTACCACCCTTGGTATTGCACTGGCGCTGCAGGATGATGCCAAGGTGCTGGTTGGACGTTATACCGGCATTTCACTGAATGTAAAGGGAATTGACAAGCTCTGTGAGCGCCTGAAAGCTGGCGGTGCAACCTTTATTGAACCGTTGGAAGAGTCCCCCTGGGGCAAGATGGCGGTAGTGGCAGATCCGGACGGTAACCAGTTTGCCCTGGTAGAAATGCCTAAATGA
- the hemE gene encoding uroporphyrinogen decarboxylase, protein MNNRFLDACWGKPVDRTPVWLMRQAGRYLPEYMAVRSRCSFLELCKTPELAAEVTIQPVDILGVDAAILFSDILTPVEPMGLKLDFVPGPVFENPVRSMADVEKLRIPDPENDVPYVLQAIKILRKELAGKVPLIGFGGAPFTLACYMVEGKGSKDWATIKRMMYAAPEVYAALMEKVTMMDMEYLNAQIKAGAQAIQIFDTWGGVLSPTDYEKYVLPYTTKLINGLNRKETPVIHFVKGSGTMLPVVQKAGGDVMGLDWHINLGTARDTLGPEMAVQGNLDPTTLYAPHAVIEQEVKRVLDENAGRPGHIFNLGHGILPTVPPENAKFMVDCVHRLSQR, encoded by the coding sequence ATGAACAATCGTTTTCTTGATGCCTGTTGGGGCAAACCGGTGGACCGCACCCCGGTCTGGTTGATGCGTCAGGCTGGCCGTTATCTGCCCGAGTATATGGCTGTCCGCTCACGCTGCAGCTTTCTTGAACTGTGCAAGACTCCTGAGCTGGCTGCTGAGGTTACTATTCAGCCGGTTGATATTCTGGGGGTGGATGCTGCCATCCTGTTCTCGGACATCCTGACCCCGGTGGAGCCAATGGGACTGAAGCTGGACTTCGTACCAGGGCCGGTCTTTGAAAATCCGGTTCGCAGCATGGCTGATGTGGAGAAGCTGCGTATTCCTGACCCTGAGAACGACGTTCCCTATGTGCTACAGGCGATCAAGATCCTGCGCAAGGAACTGGCTGGCAAGGTACCACTGATCGGTTTTGGTGGTGCACCGTTCACTCTGGCCTGCTACATGGTGGAAGGCAAAGGCTCCAAAGATTGGGCCACCATCAAACGGATGATGTATGCCGCGCCTGAGGTCTATGCCGCCCTGATGGAAAAGGTGACCATGATGGATATGGAATACCTGAATGCCCAGATCAAGGCCGGTGCCCAGGCAATCCAGATCTTTGACACCTGGGGCGGGGTGCTTTCACCCACCGACTATGAAAAATATGTTCTGCCCTACACCACAAAACTGATCAACGGCCTGAATCGCAAGGAAACACCGGTCATCCATTTTGTGAAAGGTTCCGGCACCATGCTGCCTGTTGTACAAAAGGCCGGCGGCGATGTCATGGGTCTAGACTGGCATATCAATCTTGGCACTGCCCGCGATACTCTGGGACCAGAGATGGCAGTACAGGGCAACCTTGACCCCACCACACTCTATGCCCCCCATGCCGTCATTGAACAGGAAGTTAAACGGGTGCTGGATGAAAACGCCGGCCGCCCGGGCCACATCTTTAACCTGGGCCATGGCATTCTGCCCACCGTACCGCCAGAAAACGCCAAGTTTATGGTTGACTGCGTACACAGACTTTCACAGAGGTAA
- a CDS encoding intermembrane transport protein PqiB yields the protein MSETATNQQTEQPADIPDAIIDRRRRSSSQLIWLIPIVALIVGLSLAVKAYVEKGPVITISFKSGEGIEAGKTKIKYKDVQIGLVRSITIAKDRSSVLVTADLAKEAEGFLKTDTRFWVVRPRITGSSISGLGTLTAGSYIGMDVGKSKEDKTAFTGLETPPVVTMDMPGRQFVLHATDVGSLSVGSPLFYRHLQVGEVVSSDLDKDGETVTLRVFVRSPYDAFVRNSTLFWHASGIDFKLDANGMTVNTESLLSIVMGGIAFQTPDDFDEAPQAEQGRSFTLFSNKDEALKRPDSIVENYMLVFKESVRGLSVGAPVDLRGITVGEVTKIKAELDPSSKNVTMAVQIRFYPERIKPRSQASTDQKSIIDSHKLLDAMVKKGFRAQLKSGSLLTGQLYVALDFFPEAAPARINWNRNPALLPTIGGNMAQFQTSLMKIVQKLEKMPLEELTGDARKTVQSLDATLKSADKLLKNIDTSVVPETRLMMEDVRKTLDGANKALAEVKQTMSADAPLQVDLRDTLRELGRAAQSLRVLGDYLERNPEALLRGKKEDLR from the coding sequence ATGAGTGAAACAGCCACTAATCAACAGACTGAGCAGCCGGCTGACATTCCTGATGCCATTATTGATCGTCGCCGTCGCAGCTCATCACAACTGATTTGGCTCATCCCGATTGTTGCGCTGATCGTCGGTCTTTCGCTGGCAGTCAAGGCTTATGTGGAGAAAGGGCCGGTGATCACCATCAGCTTCAAGAGTGGTGAGGGGATCGAGGCAGGCAAAACTAAAATCAAGTATAAGGATGTCCAGATCGGTCTGGTCAGATCAATCACCATTGCCAAGGATCGTTCCAGTGTGCTGGTTACGGCAGATCTGGCTAAAGAAGCGGAAGGCTTTCTCAAGACAGATACCCGTTTCTGGGTGGTGCGCCCCCGGATTACCGGCAGCAGCATCTCTGGCCTGGGCACCCTGACTGCAGGGTCTTATATCGGTATGGATGTGGGTAAGTCAAAGGAAGATAAGACCGCCTTTACCGGATTGGAGACGCCACCGGTGGTTACCATGGATATGCCGGGCCGCCAATTTGTGCTGCACGCTACTGATGTTGGGTCGCTCAGTGTCGGTTCTCCTCTCTTCTACCGGCACCTGCAGGTGGGAGAGGTGGTCTCTTCTGATCTGGACAAGGACGGTGAGACTGTTACGTTAAGAGTTTTTGTGCGGTCACCCTACGATGCGTTTGTGAGAAACAGCACCCTTTTCTGGCATGCCAGCGGCATTGATTTTAAGCTGGATGCTAATGGGATGACGGTTAATACTGAATCACTGCTCTCCATTGTGATGGGAGGGATCGCCTTTCAGACCCCTGATGATTTTGATGAGGCGCCCCAGGCTGAGCAGGGCAGGAGCTTTACCCTGTTCAGCAACAAGGATGAAGCGTTGAAACGTCCTGATAGTATTGTTGAAAATTATATGCTGGTGTTCAAAGAGTCGGTGCGTGGCCTGTCGGTTGGTGCACCGGTGGACCTGCGTGGCATCACGGTGGGTGAAGTCACCAAAATCAAGGCTGAACTGGATCCATCAAGTAAAAATGTGACCATGGCGGTCCAGATCCGGTTCTATCCTGAGCGGATCAAGCCCCGTTCCCAGGCATCCACCGACCAGAAATCAATCATAGACTCCCACAAGCTGCTGGATGCCATGGTGAAAAAAGGTTTTCGGGCACAGCTGAAAAGTGGCAGCCTGCTCACAGGTCAGCTCTATGTGGCGCTTGATTTCTTTCCTGAAGCAGCACCAGCCAGAATCAACTGGAATCGAAATCCTGCCCTACTACCCACCATTGGTGGCAATATGGCGCAGTTCCAAACCTCTCTGATGAAGATCGTTCAAAAGCTTGAAAAAATGCCCCTTGAGGAGCTGACCGGTGATGCTCGCAAGACCGTACAGTCTCTGGATGCTACGCTGAAGAGCGCAGATAAGCTGTTGAAGAATATTGATACGTCGGTGGTGCCGGAAACACGGCTGATGATGGAGGATGTCCGCAAGACCCTGGATGGTGCCAACAAGGCGTTGGCAGAGGTCAAACAGACCATGTCGGCTGATGCACCACTTCAGGTTGACCTGCGTGATACCCTGCGTGAACTGGGGCGGGCTGCCCAGTCGTTGCGGGTACTGGGTGATTATCTGGAGCGTAATCCTGAAGCCCTGCTTCGTGGCAAAAAGGAGGATCTGCGATGA
- a CDS encoding ATP phosphoribosyltransferase regulatory subunit yields MNVHHFDTSLPRGVADYLPASATRLSLLEQQVLQVATSWGFQQILPPALEFEDVLAMGMGDGLRARTFRFDDWQSGRLLAIPPDITPQIARIVATRLKGQLLPYRISYAGRVLRHAELQSGRNREIMQAGVELIGLDSPEADAEMVAMAVEVMTAAGLHDFKVDLGQVAFCQGVFEASGLQGEPLRLIRQAIALKDVSSVELLLRHYPVPETSQRELLALPRLFGGCEVLEEAARIVQNQRSKTALQNIKDVVAILGLHGVSECLTIDLGETRGLDYHTGLTFEGFVPGIGEAVFSGGRYDDLIGRYGFDAPATGFTCNLFSLMQALELQGARPHEQRDLLVFNGADDRSEALELSRELRQRGYAVARDIIKRDLDASLCYAAEAGIRAVLVIGNNQDTRSTYRLIQATDRAEQGITREQLWQLFPSRS; encoded by the coding sequence CTGAACGTGCACCATTTTGATACCAGCCTGCCCCGGGGCGTGGCTGATTACCTGCCGGCCAGTGCCACCCGCTTGTCCCTGCTTGAACAGCAGGTGCTGCAGGTGGCGACCTCCTGGGGGTTTCAGCAGATTCTCCCGCCAGCTCTTGAATTTGAAGACGTGCTTGCAATGGGGATGGGTGACGGGTTACGTGCCCGTACCTTTCGGTTTGACGACTGGCAGTCGGGACGCCTGCTGGCTATTCCTCCTGATATTACACCCCAGATTGCCCGGATTGTTGCAACCCGCCTGAAGGGACAGCTGCTGCCTTACCGGATAAGCTATGCCGGACGCGTACTGCGCCATGCCGAGCTGCAAAGCGGGCGCAACCGTGAGATTATGCAGGCAGGTGTTGAGCTGATCGGGCTTGATTCGCCCGAGGCCGATGCCGAGATGGTCGCCATGGCCGTTGAGGTGATGACCGCAGCTGGTTTGCACGATTTTAAGGTTGACTTGGGCCAGGTCGCTTTTTGCCAGGGCGTCTTTGAGGCCTCTGGTCTGCAGGGAGAGCCACTGCGCCTTATTCGACAGGCTATCGCACTGAAAGATGTCTCATCGGTGGAATTGTTGCTCAGGCACTATCCGGTGCCGGAAACGTCGCAACGTGAGCTGCTGGCGCTGCCGAGGTTGTTTGGTGGCTGTGAGGTGTTGGAAGAAGCAGCGCGGATAGTGCAGAATCAACGTTCAAAAACAGCCTTGCAGAATATTAAGGACGTAGTTGCAATCCTTGGCCTGCATGGTGTGAGCGAGTGCCTGACCATTGATCTTGGGGAAACCCGCGGACTTGATTATCACACCGGTCTGACCTTTGAAGGATTTGTCCCTGGCATTGGTGAGGCCGTGTTCAGTGGCGGCCGCTACGACGATCTGATCGGACGCTATGGCTTTGATGCTCCGGCAACCGGCTTTACCTGTAACCTTTTTAGTCTGATGCAGGCACTTGAACTGCAGGGGGCAAGGCCGCATGAGCAGCGTGATCTGCTGGTCTTTAATGGTGCTGACGACCGTAGTGAAGCGCTGGAGCTTTCTCGGGAGTTGCGTCAGCGTGGCTATGCTGTGGCCCGTGATATCATCAAGCGTGATCTTGATGCGTCATTGTGCTACGCTGCAGAGGCTGGGATACGGGCTGTGCTGGTAATCGGCAACAATCAGGATACACGGTCGACCTATCGACTGATACAGGCGACAGATAGAGCAGAGCAAGGCATAACGCGTGAACAGCTCTGGCAGCTGTTCCCTTCACGAAGCTAA
- a CDS encoding pyridoxal phosphate-dependent aminotransferase produces MRVQLVPAGTGELTYEIRNIVNVAEKLQKCGVSINWENIGDPIVKGEQIPSWMKEIVSAAVMDNETWGYCHTRGVLKTREFICATTNKRGGAQITPDDIIFFNGLGDAIAKLYGCLTPEARVLMPSPSYTTHTLGEIGHANAPSLHFRLDPENGWRPDLNELRSQVENNPSVCAIMIINPDNPTGMVYSKELLQQIVAVAREFGLFIIADEVYNNIVYNGEQTVPISDVIGDVPAISLKGISKEFPWPGSRCGWIEVYNGESDEQFRKYINLILTSKMNEVCSTTLPQTVIPAIMQHPQYQIYLKERISLYEKSSNITYNYLKEVPELLVNRTNGAFYMAVAFKEGMLNNKQSLPIENQEVRELVESLVNQPGVSADKRFVYYTLAATGICTVPLSSFATSLQGFRVTLLERDPLETEQIYRTLASKIKEYLAS; encoded by the coding sequence ATGCGTGTGCAACTTGTGCCAGCAGGAACCGGTGAACTGACCTATGAAATCAGGAACATCGTCAACGTTGCTGAAAAGCTGCAGAAATGCGGCGTAAGCATCAACTGGGAAAACATCGGCGACCCGATTGTCAAGGGGGAACAGATCCCGAGCTGGATGAAAGAAATCGTCTCAGCTGCGGTGATGGACAACGAGACCTGGGGCTACTGCCACACCCGCGGCGTGCTGAAGACCCGTGAGTTCATCTGCGCGACCACCAACAAGCGTGGCGGGGCACAGATCACCCCGGACGATATCATTTTTTTCAATGGCCTGGGGGATGCCATTGCCAAGCTTTACGGTTGCTTGACCCCGGAGGCCCGCGTCCTGATGCCTTCTCCTTCGTATACGACCCACACCCTGGGTGAAATCGGACATGCCAATGCCCCTTCCCTGCACTTCCGGCTCGACCCGGAAAACGGCTGGCGCCCTGACCTGAATGAACTACGCAGCCAGGTTGAGAACAACCCCTCGGTCTGCGCTATCATGATCATCAACCCCGACAACCCGACCGGCATGGTATACAGCAAAGAACTGCTCCAGCAGATTGTGGCCGTTGCCAGGGAGTTTGGACTCTTCATCATTGCCGATGAAGTCTACAATAACATTGTCTACAACGGTGAGCAGACCGTACCGATCAGTGATGTGATTGGCGACGTCCCGGCCATCTCCCTGAAAGGTATTTCCAAGGAGTTCCCCTGGCCCGGCTCACGTTGTGGCTGGATTGAGGTCTATAACGGCGAAAGCGATGAGCAGTTTCGCAAGTACATCAACCTGATTCTGACCAGCAAGATGAACGAAGTCTGCTCCACCACGCTGCCCCAGACCGTCATCCCGGCCATTATGCAGCACCCCCAGTACCAGATCTACCTCAAGGAACGGATCAGCCTGTACGAGAAGTCCAGTAACATCACCTACAACTATCTGAAAGAGGTGCCTGAACTGTTGGTCAACCGCACCAACGGTGCCTTTTACATGGCTGTTGCCTTCAAGGAAGGGATGCTGAACAACAAGCAGTCACTGCCTATTGAAAACCAGGAAGTGCGTGAGCTGGTGGAATCGCTGGTTAACCAGCCGGGGGTCTCAGCGGATAAGCGTTTTGTGTATTATACGCTGGCAGCAACCGGTATCTGCACCGTGCCGCTTTCGTCTTTTGCCACCAGCCTGCAGGGCTTCAGGGTTACCTTGCTTGAACGCGACCCGCTTGAAACGGAGCAGATCTACAGAACACTGGCCAGCAAAATCAAGGAATATCTGGCATCATAA
- a CDS encoding S1 RNA-binding domain-containing protein: MSLIGQYSRLTIARITPSGAFLASEEGDILLPGKFIPEGARIGTELEVFVYLDSEDRPVATVQKPFAVVGEFALLTVKDTNAKVGSFLDWGLDKDLLLPFGEQLAPVKKGEQVLVCLYQDSSGRIAASARLDRFLRPADAALAEGDGVDLFIYAYTDLGAKVVVNNRYAGMLFRNELYAKPKAGEKLRGYVKKIRDGGKIDITLRKGGAQEAQTDRDLVLAALTNATDGFLPLNDKSSPESISALLKVSKKSFKKAVGGLYREGLISMSDDGIRLKSVP; encoded by the coding sequence ATGTCGTTAATTGGTCAGTACAGCCGCCTTACAATAGCCAGAATTACCCCTTCAGGTGCTTTTTTAGCCTCAGAAGAAGGAGATATCCTACTGCCGGGCAAGTTTATCCCTGAAGGTGCCAGGATCGGCACCGAGCTGGAGGTGTTTGTCTATCTTGATTCAGAGGATCGGCCGGTGGCAACGGTGCAGAAGCCGTTTGCTGTGGTGGGGGAATTTGCCCTACTCACGGTTAAGGACACCAACGCCAAGGTCGGCTCCTTTCTGGATTGGGGGCTAGACAAAGACCTGTTGCTCCCTTTTGGTGAACAGCTTGCCCCGGTAAAAAAGGGGGAGCAGGTACTGGTCTGTCTCTACCAGGACAGCAGTGGCAGGATTGCAGCCTCTGCCCGGCTGGACCGGTTTTTGAGGCCTGCCGACGCTGCGCTGGCTGAAGGGGATGGGGTGGATCTATTCATCTATGCCTACACGGATCTGGGGGCCAAGGTGGTGGTTAATAACCGCTACGCCGGGATGCTGTTTCGCAATGAACTGTATGCCAAGCCCAAGGCAGGTGAAAAGCTGCGAGGCTATGTGAAAAAGATCCGGGACGGCGGCAAGATTGATATCACTCTGCGTAAGGGGGGCGCCCAGGAGGCGCAGACTGATCGGGATCTGGTCCTGGCTGCGCTGACCAATGCCACAGACGGATTTCTGCCCTTAAACGATAAAAGCAGCCCAGAGTCTATCTCCGCGCTGCTGAAGGTAAGTAAGAAGAGCTTTAAAAAAGCGGTGGGCGGGCTGTACCGCGAAGGGCTGATCTCCATGTCTGACGACGGTATCAGGCTGAAATCGGTGCCGTGA
- a CDS encoding adenylosuccinate synthase produces MANVVVVGAQWGDEGKGKVVDIYTEYADEIVRYQGGNNAGHTLVVGEEKVVLHLIPSGVLHAGKRCVIGNGVVLDPEVFIMEVKRLQAAGRLQDDSALLLSESLHIIMPYHKAIDIAREAKSGDKKIGTTGRGIGPCYEDKIGRRGIRLMDLIDPVAFSRKLRENLEEKNAILERLGEEPLGYNEIYRTYQDFAEILKKYMADTSLVLSKSVAAGKKLLFEGAQGTLLDVDHGTYPFVTSSSTCAGGAATGTGVSPREIHEVVGISKAYVTRVGSGPFPTELLDETGEKLRQVGGEFGATTGRPRRCGWFDAMVIRYAVRINGLTGIALTKLDVLSDFETIKVCTGYRFEGQELETLPAKLETFENCEPVYEELPGWQVDITGVRSYDQLPENAKKYVKRLEELAGCPIVMVSVGPRRDQTMMIKNPFGE; encoded by the coding sequence ATGGCAAACGTAGTGGTGGTTGGTGCCCAGTGGGGCGATGAGGGCAAGGGTAAGGTCGTTGATATCTATACCGAGTATGCAGACGAGATTGTCCGCTATCAGGGCGGGAACAACGCCGGGCATACACTGGTGGTTGGCGAAGAGAAAGTGGTGTTGCACCTGATCCCTTCTGGGGTGCTGCATGCCGGCAAGCGTTGTGTGATTGGTAACGGTGTGGTGCTTGATCCTGAAGTGTTTATCATGGAAGTCAAGCGCCTGCAGGCGGCAGGCCGTCTGCAGGATGACAGCGCTTTGCTGTTGTCCGAGTCTCTGCATATTATTATGCCGTATCACAAGGCGATTGATATTGCCCGCGAGGCCAAGAGCGGCGACAAGAAGATCGGCACCACTGGTCGCGGCATCGGGCCTTGCTATGAAGACAAGATCGGTCGCCGTGGTATCCGGTTGATGGACTTGATTGATCCGGTGGCGTTCAGTCGTAAACTGCGTGAGAACCTTGAAGAGAAAAATGCCATCCTGGAACGGCTCGGTGAAGAGCCTCTGGGGTATAATGAGATTTATCGTACCTATCAGGATTTTGCCGAAATTCTGAAAAAGTATATGGCCGATACCTCACTGGTGCTGTCAAAATCAGTTGCTGCCGGTAAAAAGCTGCTTTTTGAAGGAGCCCAGGGCACCTTGCTGGACGTTGATCATGGTACCTATCCGTTTGTTACCTCTTCTTCCACCTGTGCTGGTGGTGCTGCAACCGGTACCGGTGTTTCTCCCCGCGAAATCCATGAGGTGGTGGGGATTTCAAAGGCATACGTGACCCGCGTGGGCAGTGGCCCGTTCCCTACGGAGCTGCTGGATGAAACCGGTGAAAAATTGCGCCAGGTCGGTGGCGAGTTCGGCGCAACAACGGGGCGTCCACGTCGTTGCGGCTGGTTCGATGCCATGGTGATCCGTTATGCGGTGCGTATTAATGGACTGACCGGTATTGCCCTGACTAAGCTGGATGTGCTCAGCGATTTTGAGACAATTAAAGTTTGTACCGGGTATCGTTTTGAAGGCCAGGAGCTTGAAACCCTGCCGGCAAAGCTGGAAACCTTTGAAAATTGTGAGCCGGTCTATGAAGAGTTGCCGGGCTGGCAGGTTGATATTACCGGTGTCCGGTCATACGATCAACTGCCTGAAAATGCTAAGAAATATGTCAAGCGACTGGAAGAGTTGGCGGGTTGTCCGATCGTGATGGTCTCGGTTGGTCCCCGTCGCGATCAGACCATGATGATAAAAAATCCGTTTGGTGAATAA
- a CDS encoding WbuC family cupin fold metalloprotein, whose protein sequence is MITVDCQLLDQLTEKARTSPRLRMNHNFHPANESACHRLLNAIEPGSYIRPHCHLDSEKDETFVLLRGRLGVICFDASGNVTETALLVAGTDQTVITIPHGIFHTAASLVPGTIFFEAKAGPYIPFTQAEVASWAPSDTDSSSTAYLQQLCALFNSP, encoded by the coding sequence ATGATCACCGTCGATTGCCAGTTGCTGGATCAGTTGACCGAAAAGGCAAGAACGTCTCCTCGCCTGCGGATGAATCACAACTTTCATCCCGCCAATGAATCTGCCTGCCATCGTCTGCTGAATGCCATTGAGCCTGGCTCATATATCCGCCCCCATTGCCACCTTGACTCGGAAAAGGATGAAACCTTTGTCCTACTGAGAGGGCGGTTGGGGGTGATCTGTTTTGACGCTTCCGGTAACGTAACTGAAACGGCACTACTGGTTGCAGGCACTGACCAGACAGTTATCACGATTCCCCACGGGATCTTTCATACTGCTGCCAGCCTTGTACCTGGCACGATCTTTTTTGAGGCCAAGGCAGGCCCTTATATCCCCTTTACTCAGGCAGAGGTCGCTTCCTGGGCTCCCTCAGACACAGATTCCAGCTCAACTGCCTACCTGCAACAGCTATGCGCCCTTTTCAACTCACCCTGA
- a CDS encoding paraquat-inducible protein A: MPAPHTTLIACPECDLLLREIPLPPGRSACCHCCGATLYRNLPDSVNRSLALTLAAAILYLIANSFPILGINLQGNGNAVTLLQAVHDLWNQDMPLVSSLTFVTAIFVPALELCLMLYLLLPLYRGHLLPGTSQVMRLLQVIKPWGMIEVFMLGILVSLVKLVQDFKIIPGVALWSFGGLTLLLAALASSFNPRDVWSHLDVKQRREGV, translated from the coding sequence ATGCCTGCACCCCATACAACATTGATAGCCTGCCCGGAATGTGATCTGCTGCTGCGTGAAATTCCATTGCCTCCAGGCCGGTCTGCCTGTTGCCACTGTTGTGGTGCAACGCTGTACCGGAATCTTCCCGACAGTGTTAACCGCAGTCTGGCGCTCACCCTGGCTGCTGCCATCCTGTATCTGATTGCCAACTCCTTTCCTATTCTAGGGATTAATCTGCAGGGCAACGGTAATGCAGTCACCCTGCTGCAGGCAGTCCACGACCTCTGGAATCAGGATATGCCGTTGGTCTCCAGCCTTACTTTTGTCACCGCCATTTTCGTACCGGCCCTGGAGCTATGCTTGATGCTCTATCTGCTGCTGCCCTTGTACCGCGGGCATCTATTGCCAGGAACCAGTCAGGTGATGCGGCTGTTACAGGTCATTAAACCATGGGGGATGATTGAGGTATTTATGCTGGGAATCCTGGTTTCGTTGGTCAAGTTGGTGCAGGATTTCAAGATTATACCGGGAGTGGCGCTCTGGTCCTTCGGTGGATTGACCCTGCTGCTGGCAGCACTGGCCTCATCGTTTAATCCGCGGGATGTCTGGTCGCACCTTGACGTGAAACAGCGCAGGGAGGGTGTATAG
- a CDS encoding PqiC family protein, with protein MSVKQLLVTMVCGLSGLLMLAGCGRSPQTSFYALTPLVTEVTAPKLEGPSIAIASVTLPELVDRPQLVVPDAGTRVAILESHRWAEPLKSAIPRLLAENISRLMNSARISAYPQHAANSTDYRLFVDFQRFELLGSRVVVDALWEIRSAKGAKSLTGRAKLLEPIGSTDHEAVVAGYSRALATLSKEIAQSLRNLQTKE; from the coding sequence ATGAGTGTCAAACAGTTACTCGTCACTATGGTTTGCGGCCTGTCTGGTCTGCTTATGTTGGCCGGTTGCGGAAGATCTCCCCAAACCTCTTTTTATGCCTTGACGCCGCTGGTGACAGAGGTGACAGCTCCCAAGCTGGAAGGTCCCAGCATTGCCATTGCATCAGTAACATTGCCCGAGCTGGTGGATCGACCCCAACTTGTGGTGCCTGATGCAGGGACACGGGTTGCCATTCTGGAAAGCCATCGCTGGGCAGAACCGTTGAAGTCGGCTATTCCGCGCTTGCTGGCAGAAAATATCTCTCGTTTAATGAACAGTGCCCGGATATCTGCCTATCCTCAGCATGCTGCAAACAGTACAGACTATCGGCTGTTTGTGGATTTTCAGCGTTTTGAGCTGCTAGGCAGCAGAGTGGTGGTTGATGCATTATGGGAGATCCGCAGCGCAAAAGGTGCGAAGTCGTTAACCGGTCGTGCAAAGCTGCTTGAACCGATTGGCTCAACTGACCATGAAGCTGTGGTAGCCGGCTACAGCCGGGCACTGGCAACCCTGTCCAAAGAAATTGCCCAATCCCTTCGTAACCTGCAAACAAAGGAATGA